A genome region from Hevea brasiliensis isolate MT/VB/25A 57/8 chromosome 9, ASM3005281v1, whole genome shotgun sequence includes the following:
- the LOC110663947 gene encoding nucleoside diphosphate kinase B — protein MEQTFIMIKPDGVQRGLVGEIIGRFEKKGFSLKGLKLITVERLFAERHYADLSAKPFFNGLVEYIISGPVVAMVWEGKNVVTTGRKIIGATNPADSAPGTIRGDYAIDIGRNVIHGSDSVESARKEIALWFPEGPVSWSSSLHPWIYE, from the exons ATGGAGCAAACCTTCATAATGATCAAGCCTGATGGGGTCCAGAGAGGTCTT GTTGGTGAGATCATCGGCAGATTTGAGAAGAAGGGTTTCTCTCTCAAGG GTTTGAAGCTAATCACTGTGGAGCGCTTGTTTGCTGAGAGGCACTATGCAGACCTGTCAGCAAAGCCTTTCTTCAACGGACTTGTTGAGTACATTATCTCTGGCCCTGTTGTTGCTATGGTTTGGGAGGGTAAGAATGTAGTAACCACTGGCCGCAAGATTATTGGAGCTACCAACCCTGCTGACTCTGCACCTGGAACCATCCGTGGTGACTATGCAATTGACATTGGAAG AAACGTTATTCATGGAAGTGACTCGGTTGAGAGTGCAAGGAAGGAAATTGCACTTTGGTTCCCTGAAGGCCCTGTTAGCTGGTCAAGCAGCCTTCACCCGTGGATCTACGAGTAG